In Thermoplasmata archaeon, a genomic segment contains:
- a CDS encoding MFS transporter — ESFAFADYLQAFRNRELWKLGAVFACSYAAYIFYSSWSPTFLGKNGVHDAVVLGLISSAIPAAGILSRPVGGFLAEGRFSRDKRRVPLAAFGILAATSAAAPFLGLGAIPLLIAGGLLAQMPFTVYYLFSAQILPTRFAGMAYAFMNTISLIGGAISPGVAGLLLDVSGSYVAPFAMISLSALIGLGLVLATRER; from the coding sequence GAATCGTTCGCCTTCGCCGACTACCTCCAGGCGTTCCGGAACCGCGAGCTCTGGAAGCTGGGGGCGGTGTTCGCCTGCAGCTACGCGGCGTACATCTTCTACTCGAGCTGGTCCCCGACCTTCCTCGGGAAGAACGGCGTGCACGACGCGGTGGTCCTCGGGCTCATCTCCTCGGCGATCCCGGCTGCCGGGATCCTCTCCCGGCCCGTCGGGGGCTTCCTCGCGGAAGGCCGGTTCTCGCGGGACAAGCGCAGGGTGCCGCTCGCCGCGTTCGGCATCCTCGCCGCGACGAGCGCGGCCGCGCCCTTCCTCGGCCTCGGGGCCATCCCGCTCCTCATCGCGGGAGGCCTCCTGGCCCAGATGCCCTTCACGGTGTACTACCTGTTCTCCGCGCAGATCCTCCCGACGCGGTTCGCGGGGATGGCGTACGCGTTCATGAACACGATCAGCCTGATCGGCGGCGCGATCTCGCCCGGGGTCGCGGGGCTGCTCCTGGACGTTTCCGGCAGCTACGTCGCGCCGTTCGCGATGATCTCCCTCTCCGCGTTGATCGGCTTGGGGCTCGTCCTCGCCACGCGCGAGCGCTGA